GTCCGAGCACACGTATCCTGCTTATCGGGTGCAAGACCGACCTTCGCACAGATGTCTGCACACTGATGGAGCTGTCCAATCAGAAACAGACTCCCATCACCTATGAGCAGGTGAGActaaagaaacacacactgctTATCAGGAACAGtcagttttgaataaaaacAATAGTAACAAAAAACATGCGTTATAAATACCCTGACATGGTATGGCTGCAGTTTTCTTTCCAGAAGCCGTTTTGTTGCTTCCTTTTATAGACTGCACAGTGTGTAGAAATACACACATCACTGACATTCTGAAGCGTTTGCAAAATAATTTAGGGAAATTGAGTCAAGAACATAATTTGTAACCTCGAAGAGTCAATGAGACGTGCTCCCTCATTTCATTTCACAGCCTTTTTATGACCTTGCATCCCCTCATAGACTCCACTCCTCATGgtggaaaaaagtgtttaaaaaggTGAAATTAAGTGAAGGATGTTATGAATAGCAGCCTTAATCACTCTTTGTGTTGCAGGGTTCTGCTATGGCCAAGCAGCTGGGTGCAGAGGCTTACCTAGAGTGCTCAGCATTCACCTCTGAGAAGAGCATCCACAGTGTTTTCCGCACCGCAGCGATGGCCTGCATCAACAAACTGCAGCCTCTCCCAAAGCCCAGCCCCACCCGCCGCCTCTCCAAAAGACTCCTCCACCTGCCCAGCAAGTCAGACTTGCTCTCCTCCACCTTCAAGAAGGAGAAGGCCAAGAGCTGCTCGGTCATGTGAGTGGAAACCTCTTGGGTTACAGTCCTCACATGCAACCCCCAGCCCCTGCCTCTTTGGTCTCGGGGAAGGGGGGGTGGGCACGATGGTTTTATCAGGTTTGCCTGCTGAATCCTTCCCTCACCCCCCCAGAAACCAAACACCCCTCAGAAGAGGTGGACACCACGCTGTCCACTTGCTCCTGAACCTTTTTGCGCACATCCATCTTTTTCCACTCTTTATCTTGCTTTTGAACAAACAATATCAGTCGAGGTTTGATCATCGAGCTATCATTTTCTCACCTGTAAACAGTATGCAACTACAATGGTGTTACATCTGTCTGATTTTACTATCTATAGGCAcatgttgattttgtccaaaatggaaATGTGCAACGTGTAAAGTTTAATCTTGTGATGTAAATGCCTCTCTGACAATTCAAtggatatttttttaagtaCAAAAAGAAATCTAGCATGAAGCCGTCAGGAATTAGCAAAATCCTGTACATCCCTCCCAGTAAGGTGTGTGAGGTGTGAAATAGCGTGTCACTGGTTTCCCCATTTAGTGAAAGTACAGAGATGTACAGCGAGCAGTGGGACAAACCCCAGTGAGAGCTATTACATAGAGACTGTTCTTATTGTCTCAGCGGTGATGAAAGCAGGGATAAGAGGAGCGTCGCAGGCTGCTGTGCAGACAGCAGTCTAGACTATACCAACCTGCTAGGATTCTTATTGCATGGT
The window above is part of the Acanthochromis polyacanthus isolate Apoly-LR-REF ecotype Palm Island chromosome 6, KAUST_Apoly_ChrSc, whole genome shotgun sequence genome. Proteins encoded here:
- the rnd1b gene encoding rho family GTPase 1b; this encodes MKERRNTQPLVVRCKLVLVGDVQCGKTAMLQVLAKDCYPETYVPTVFENYTACLELEEQRVELSLWDTSGSPYYDNVRPLCYSDSDAVLLCFDISRPDTVDSSLKKWKTEILDFCPSTRILLIGCKTDLRTDVCTLMELSNQKQTPITYEQGSAMAKQLGAEAYLECSAFTSEKSIHSVFRTAAMACINKLQPLPKPSPTRRLSKRLLHLPSKSDLLSSTFKKEKAKSCSVM